In bacterium, one DNA window encodes the following:
- the cas9 gene encoding type II CRISPR RNA-guided endonuclease Cas9 (Cas9, originally named Csn1, is the large, multifunctional signature protein of type II CRISPR/Cas systems. It is well known even to general audiences because its RNA-guided endonuclease activity has made it a popular tool for custom editing of eukaryotic genomes.) codes for MNSMTVETVLGIDLGPESLGWALVQSDRIVAAGVRVFDAGLEDLEADGKGISRNAARREARSVRRRLQRLTQRLSRLGDLLASAGLLPKGNYRDSLERHQILQNLDKELPSPYELRARALSGRLEPYALGRALYHLAQRRGFVSNRKSKQSEDEAKGKVAEHLAKLREEMQTEGAPTLGALLSRSAMAARRVRGQYLGRDMTTQEFDAIWENQKRFHADLLSDALRKRIYRSIFYQRPLASVKHLVGYCELEPNRRRAPMCLFSAQRFRIWQTINNIRLLDHETGELRALTDSERRLLADKLETQQAMSYGKIRTTLKLGKNIEINLERAKQEKIPGNKTNAKLRDIFGAERWGAMPDSERQQVLEDWISITKEEALARRGVVKWRLSEEAARQFGALRLDEGYSAYSRPALDKLLPHLEAGCTLPDAKQKAGYTEGGSSDPWDSLPPLAESGLPALRNPVVQRSLTELRRVVNAIVAKYGKPDRIRIELARDVRQTPKQREETHKRQNKNRKAREKAAKWLEEQGYVPNGRNIEKYLLWEECGQQCPYTGKMISAADLFGVQPQFDIEHIIPLPRSLDDSFMNKTLCDVRENRERKHNRTPFEAYSGTARWEEISRRAAKLSYAKARRFRMDEKETARLLDAFTARQLNDTGWASRWAKKYLGLLYGGLNDDGIDAFGTRRVFASSGGVTAMFRHEWGLDSILGDGTSKSRDDHRHHTVDAIVVALTDDGRIKALADAARRGLEVGRRFAPLTPPWDTLRADVAKTVSAVVVSHRSSRRVRGPLHAATFYSPQGNGAVHVRKPLASLDAKKVSAIVDPAIRAAVVAKLAELGKESPKDAFKDYENLPLDPAGRPIRRVRIEDKLTVYPIGEGHRLRWAETERNHHMAIYASIEDKTWKSEIVSLLEAHRRKRAGEPIIRTDYGPRTEFLFTLSGGEMIELDEPDGKRALYRIRTISERLFFLRAADARPKKRVKEEDTFAGLTANADTLRKRHCRKVAVTPLGELKHVSD; via the coding sequence ATGAACAGCATGACAGTGGAAACGGTGCTTGGAATCGATTTGGGCCCGGAGTCTCTGGGCTGGGCACTGGTGCAGTCCGATCGAATTGTCGCGGCTGGGGTCCGTGTTTTCGACGCAGGGTTGGAAGACCTCGAAGCCGACGGCAAAGGCATCTCACGCAACGCCGCCAGACGGGAGGCGCGTTCTGTACGGCGACGACTTCAGCGCCTGACGCAGCGCCTTAGTCGACTGGGCGATTTGCTGGCTTCGGCGGGACTTCTCCCGAAGGGGAATTATCGCGATTCGCTCGAACGTCATCAGATTTTGCAGAACCTGGACAAGGAACTTCCGTCCCCTTACGAGCTCCGAGCCCGTGCTCTGTCTGGGCGCCTCGAACCGTACGCGCTCGGACGCGCGCTCTATCATCTCGCGCAACGACGCGGCTTCGTGAGCAATCGCAAATCGAAGCAAAGCGAGGATGAGGCCAAAGGGAAAGTGGCCGAGCACCTCGCAAAACTACGGGAGGAGATGCAGACAGAAGGCGCGCCGACACTGGGAGCGTTGCTGTCACGTTCGGCGATGGCGGCCAGGCGTGTGCGCGGACAGTACCTCGGCCGTGACATGACAACTCAGGAGTTTGACGCCATCTGGGAGAACCAGAAGCGATTTCATGCCGACCTTCTCTCCGACGCGCTCCGTAAGCGCATATACCGCTCCATCTTTTATCAGCGGCCGCTGGCCAGCGTGAAGCACCTGGTCGGTTACTGCGAGCTGGAGCCGAATCGCCGCCGGGCCCCGATGTGCCTGTTCTCGGCGCAGCGATTCCGAATCTGGCAGACGATCAACAATATCCGCCTGCTCGACCACGAGACCGGCGAACTGCGCGCGCTCACAGATTCCGAGCGTCGTCTGCTGGCCGACAAGCTTGAGACCCAGCAGGCCATGAGCTACGGGAAGATTCGAACGACCTTGAAGCTGGGCAAGAACATCGAAATCAACCTCGAACGCGCCAAGCAGGAGAAAATCCCCGGCAACAAGACAAACGCCAAACTCAGAGACATCTTCGGCGCCGAACGCTGGGGCGCCATGCCCGATTCCGAGCGGCAGCAGGTTCTCGAAGACTGGATTTCCATCACCAAAGAGGAGGCGCTGGCCCGGCGGGGAGTCGTCAAATGGCGGCTAAGCGAGGAGGCCGCCCGGCAATTCGGCGCTCTCCGTCTGGATGAGGGATATTCTGCATACTCGCGCCCTGCCCTGGACAAACTGCTGCCTCACCTCGAGGCGGGTTGCACATTGCCGGATGCCAAGCAGAAGGCGGGATACACCGAGGGCGGATCGAGCGATCCCTGGGACAGTCTGCCGCCCCTAGCCGAGTCGGGGCTTCCGGCGTTGCGCAATCCTGTCGTGCAACGCTCCCTCACTGAGTTGCGGCGAGTTGTCAATGCGATCGTAGCCAAGTATGGCAAACCCGACCGCATCCGAATTGAACTGGCTCGCGATGTGCGCCAGACACCCAAACAGCGGGAAGAGACCCACAAGCGGCAGAATAAGAATCGCAAGGCGCGCGAGAAGGCAGCCAAGTGGCTGGAAGAGCAAGGATACGTGCCCAACGGTCGCAACATAGAAAAGTACCTGCTCTGGGAGGAATGCGGGCAGCAGTGTCCCTACACCGGCAAGATGATCAGCGCCGCCGATCTCTTCGGCGTCCAGCCGCAGTTTGACATCGAGCACATCATCCCCCTGCCGCGCTCGCTGGATGATTCGTTCATGAACAAAACGCTCTGCGACGTGCGCGAAAACCGCGAACGGAAGCACAACCGCACGCCATTTGAGGCCTATTCCGGGACCGCCCGGTGGGAGGAGATTTCCCGGCGCGCGGCGAAACTCTCATACGCCAAAGCCCGTCGCTTCCGAATGGACGAGAAGGAAACCGCCCGACTCCTCGACGCCTTCACGGCGCGGCAATTGAACGACACCGGTTGGGCCTCGCGCTGGGCCAAGAAGTACCTCGGGTTGCTTTACGGCGGGCTCAATGATGACGGCATCGACGCCTTCGGGACACGTCGGGTGTTCGCCTCCAGCGGCGGCGTCACGGCGATGTTCCGCCATGAGTGGGGATTGGACTCCATCCTCGGAGACGGCACGAGCAAGTCGCGCGACGACCACCGGCACCACACCGTCGACGCCATCGTCGTGGCGTTGACCGATGACGGCCGCATCAAGGCCCTCGCCGACGCGGCGCGCCGCGGCCTAGAAGTGGGCCGCCGATTCGCCCCGCTGACGCCTCCCTGGGATACCCTCCGCGCCGACGTTGCCAAGACCGTGAGCGCGGTCGTCGTGTCGCATCGCTCATCACGACGGGTGCGGGGTCCTCTGCATGCCGCGACCTTTTACAGCCCGCAGGGCAACGGCGCGGTGCATGTGCGCAAGCCGCTGGCTTCCCTCGACGCCAAGAAAGTCTCCGCCATTGTCGATCCGGCCATCCGGGCGGCGGTTGTGGCCAAACTTGCGGAATTGGGGAAAGAGAGCCCCAAGGATGCATTCAAAGACTATGAGAATCTGCCGCTTGACCCGGCTGGGCGTCCCATCCGTCGTGTGCGCATCGAAGATAAACTGACGGTCTATCCGATTGGCGAGGGCCATCGACTGCGCTGGGCCGAGACCGAGCGGAATCACCACATGGCGATCTATGCATCGATTGAGGACAAGACGTGGAAGTCGGAAATCGTCTCATTGCTCGAGGCGCACCGGCGCAAGCGCGCGGGCGAGCCGATCATCCGAACCGACTATGGCCCGCGGACCGAGTTTCTTTTCACGCTCTCGGGCGGCGAAATGATTGAATTGGACGAACCAGACGGAAAGCGCGCGCTCTATCGCATCCGTACGATTTCAGAGCGTCTGTTCTTTCTCCGAGCCGCCGACGCCCGGCCGAAAAAGAGAGTGAAAGAGGAGGATACCTTCGCCGGCTTGACCGCCAATGCCGATACTCTGCGCAAACGCCACTGCCGCAAAGTCGCCGTTACCCCCTTGGGGGAACTCAAACACGTAAGCGACTAA
- a CDS encoding DUF721 domain-containing protein codes for MSKPSAIGELIRGRLATLGLARKIKEAGVAVAWPELVGPDIAAHTQVIKLERGKLFVAVDEPAWRQELIYQKQAICKLINTALGDGETLVSDIMFTGP; via the coding sequence TTGTCGAAGCCGTCCGCGATCGGCGAGTTAATTCGTGGCCGTTTGGCCACGCTGGGCCTGGCCCGGAAAATCAAGGAAGCGGGAGTCGCTGTCGCCTGGCCCGAACTGGTCGGACCGGACATCGCCGCGCATACGCAGGTCATCAAGCTGGAGCGCGGGAAGTTGTTTGTCGCTGTGGATGAGCCGGCCTGGCGGCAGGAGTTGATCTACCAGAAGCAGGCGATCTGCAAGTTGATCAACACGGCGCTGGGTGATGGGGAGACGCTGGTGAGCGACATTATGTTCACCGGGCCGTGA